Proteins found in one Capillibacterium thermochitinicola genomic segment:
- a CDS encoding LacI family DNA-binding transcriptional regulator produces the protein MVTIKDIARRAGVSPSVVSRALNNKYGVKESTKQLIKAIARDMNYYPNAAARRLVTRKSGMIGVMMADISEPFYAQIIKGMEYVASQTGYTLLFSNSYDNIGKTNVLQKMIVTENVDGLVIVGSNRQDTSFTGILLEKKIPFVLIERNLQNEQVNCIWIDNKKAAYCATKLLLEKGHKIIAHIAGNMQNQVTLERLAGYKEALKEAGVSAPERWVFPANYLCEDGYRAMQEILRVLPDCTGVFAGNDSMAYGALQAIHEAGFAVPKDIALVGFDDLEFSAFTNPPLTTIRQPRYEMGIKSMEILTQILNGEIKNGINLCLPFELIVRHSV, from the coding sequence ATGGTAACGATTAAAGACATCGCCCGCCGCGCCGGAGTCAGCCCCAGTGTGGTGTCACGGGCTTTAAACAACAAATACGGCGTCAAAGAAAGCACGAAACAGTTGATCAAAGCCATTGCCCGCGATATGAACTATTACCCAAATGCGGCCGCCCGTCGTCTGGTGACCCGCAAATCCGGCATGATTGGTGTCATGATGGCGGACATCTCGGAACCCTTCTACGCCCAGATCATCAAAGGCATGGAGTACGTGGCCAGTCAGACCGGATACACCTTATTGTTTTCCAACTCCTATGACAACATAGGAAAAACAAATGTTTTACAAAAAATGATCGTCACCGAAAACGTGGACGGGTTGGTCATTGTCGGCAGCAACCGGCAAGACACCAGTTTCACCGGAATTTTACTGGAGAAAAAGATCCCCTTTGTCCTGATTGAACGCAATCTCCAGAACGAACAGGTCAATTGTATCTGGATTGACAACAAAAAAGCCGCCTACTGTGCCACCAAGCTCTTGCTCGAAAAAGGACATAAAATCATCGCCCATATCGCCGGGAACATGCAAAACCAAGTGACCCTCGAACGCCTGGCCGGCTACAAGGAGGCCTTGAAGGAAGCGGGTGTTTCGGCACCGGAACGTTGGGTCTTTCCTGCGAACTACCTTTGTGAAGACGGTTACCGGGCAATGCAGGAGATCCTGCGGGTACTACCCGATTGCACCGGGGTTTTTGCGGGCAACGACAGTATGGCTTACGGTGCCTTGCAAGCAATCCATGAAGCGGGTTTTGCCGTACCGAAGGATATTGCTTTAGTTGGCTTCGACGACTTGGAGTTTTCCGCGTTTACCAACCCCCCACTGACCACCATCCGGCAACCCCGTTACGAAATGGGAATAAAATCCATGGAGATTTTAACCCAAATCCTCAATGGTGAGATAAAAAACGGAATAAACCTTTGTCTTCCCTTTGAATTAATTGTTCGCCACTCCGTATAA
- a CDS encoding AzlD domain-containing protein, with product MGRTLLAVFLMALVSYLPRVTPLVFLRQKIKSPFIQSFLYYVPYAVLGAMTFPAILSATGDTTSALAGFGVALLLAFYEKSLMTVALCASLAVYLCQLFLG from the coding sequence ATGGGCCGTACCTTATTGGCTGTCTTTTTAATGGCGTTGGTCTCTTACCTGCCGCGGGTGACCCCCTTGGTTTTCCTGCGCCAAAAGATCAAATCACCCTTTATCCAATCCTTCCTTTACTATGTCCCCTATGCCGTCTTGGGGGCAATGACCTTCCCCGCCATTCTCAGCGCCACCGGGGACACAACCTCGGCGCTAGCCGGCTTCGGCGTGGCCCTCCTCCTTGCCTTCTACGAAAAGAGTTTGATGACCGTTGCCCTCTGTGCTTCCCTGGCGGTCTACCTTTGCCAGCTCTTCCTGGGGTAA
- a CDS encoding MarR family winged helix-turn-helix transcriptional regulator, whose translation MDIELLDLTIKLFALALQKVVYEPLVQDGECLTQVQENCLRFIYFHQTPMVKDVAEGLQISNAAVTKLIDRLEKKGLVRREYSRTDRRQILLSLTPAGVRLLENARRQSLQRLQAIVERLAPESLAAFEQSLHDFLEATLIDNETLDQICLRCGLAHLNECPGNLICRELTGRDRVPN comes from the coding sequence ATGGATATTGAGTTATTGGACCTTACGATCAAGCTGTTTGCCCTGGCTTTACAAAAGGTGGTCTATGAACCACTGGTCCAGGACGGGGAGTGTCTAACCCAAGTTCAGGAGAACTGTCTGCGTTTTATCTATTTCCACCAGACACCGATGGTGAAAGATGTTGCCGAAGGGTTGCAAATCAGTAACGCCGCGGTGACCAAGCTGATCGACCGGTTGGAGAAGAAAGGCCTGGTACGCAGGGAGTATTCCCGCACTGACCGGCGGCAGATCCTTTTATCCCTCACCCCCGCCGGGGTTCGCCTATTGGAAAACGCCCGGCGGCAATCGCTCCAGCGCCTTCAGGCGATTGTTGAGCGTCTTGCCCCGGAAAGTTTGGCCGCTTTTGAGCAGAGCCTACATGATTTTTTAGAGGCGACCCTAATCGACAACGAGACACTGGATCAGATCTGTCTCCGGTGCGGCCTGGCCCATCTGAACGAGTGTCCTGGAAACTTGATCTGCCGGGAATTAACCGGACGTGATCGGGTTCCAAATTAA
- a CDS encoding rubredoxin-like domain-containing protein — translation MKKWQCGVCGYIHDGEQAPAACPKCGAAMEKFTEVPVEKSELIDRSRKTNQIYMELSALLEQVKELSEIGRDDELDPACVALFKKAIGYTVELQQAIKAELATHMGKGKWG, via the coding sequence ATGAAAAAGTGGCAATGTGGCGTTTGCGGGTACATCCATGATGGGGAGCAAGCTCCCGCGGCTTGCCCGAAATGCGGGGCGGCGATGGAGAAGTTTACCGAGGTTCCGGTGGAGAAAAGTGAGTTGATCGACCGGTCCCGGAAGACCAACCAGATTTATATGGAACTCTCGGCCTTATTGGAACAGGTGAAAGAGCTCTCCGAGATTGGCCGGGACGATGAGTTGGATCCGGCCTGTGTTGCCCTCTTCAAAAAGGCCATCGGTTATACGGTTGAATTGCAGCAAGCGATCAAGGCGGAGCTGGCCACCCATATGGGGAAAGGGAAATGGGGTTAA